The following coding sequences are from one Nonlabens arenilitoris window:
- a CDS encoding tetratricopeptide repeat-containing sensor histidine kinase, giving the protein MPKFTTVMRAIILFIILSLGVTITVMAQSNESRKTTSERTTMVLEGRVVSDKRKPVSGVNIEGPMGRYATTDLQGYFKIPANLGDEIIIRRSDFETVYYTIRSNDKVEIQVIDDLSQKDRLKSLSYEVLMDSAQVYLKKDAQKTADFIIAALSNNPNGIGAVKEAKAYEKLGDLYLFNKQADLAITNYRAAIKSQNTAQRQLKLAQSLQSNGNYQEAIKTLEALTANQKSKKSSSNRSTGLTNQQLVTAYTALGNAYEKTNNTQAALKNHQVALQTAQTNNLTTLLPQLNTNIANIYNSTGQVSTAESYYSDAIQDSKNEGIISNVVTQSATADFYNSNQQYDKEIALRKKNIELIDKASTAKRKATVTNLEAPSSSNIIEMEDTIMEDLEVGALIDIPVDNVTTTYSKQKEQLKIAEAYKATNNFVEAIASFESSFKEASLNNDLETKKEAARNLYKLYRTNGNTAKSLKYNEIYIETVDRLYEQKEQEIALNTRKAQELVNRQTRILTLEKDRELTENRITLINTERELTQQVNNRQRWIIYSLIALSLLLITLAYFMWRNNKQQRINNHLLALKSLRSQMNPHFIFNALNSVNSYIAMNNERAANKYLADFSKLMRSVLENSELDFIPLPKEIELLGLYLKLEHERFKNKFDYDLIIDPRLENTSLQVPPMLLQPIIENAVWHGLRYKDEKGFLKVAFAKAENEIIVTITDNGIGRAKSKKLKTEHQKKRESKGLGNVMNRVALLNELHDCQIDLIVNDAGLSPDIGTEVTVKMTYSN; this is encoded by the coding sequence ATGCCTAAGTTTACAACCGTAATGAGAGCAATAATCCTATTTATAATTTTATCATTGGGTGTAACCATTACGGTTATGGCACAAAGTAATGAGTCACGCAAGACTACTAGTGAACGTACCACTATGGTTCTAGAAGGTCGTGTTGTTAGTGATAAAAGAAAACCGGTATCTGGTGTTAATATTGAAGGCCCCATGGGACGATATGCTACTACAGATTTACAAGGTTATTTTAAAATTCCAGCAAACCTAGGTGATGAAATAATCATAAGGCGATCTGATTTTGAAACCGTGTACTATACAATAAGAAGTAATGATAAGGTAGAGATTCAAGTTATAGATGATCTATCACAAAAAGACCGCCTTAAATCATTGAGCTATGAAGTTTTAATGGATAGCGCCCAGGTTTATCTTAAAAAAGACGCACAAAAAACTGCAGACTTTATAATCGCTGCTTTATCTAATAATCCTAATGGGATAGGCGCTGTTAAAGAGGCTAAAGCTTATGAAAAATTAGGTGATTTATACCTATTTAATAAACAAGCAGATCTAGCAATTACTAACTATAGAGCGGCCATTAAGTCTCAAAACACAGCACAAAGGCAACTCAAACTAGCTCAGTCACTACAGAGCAATGGTAATTATCAAGAAGCAATCAAAACACTAGAAGCTCTTACTGCAAATCAAAAATCAAAAAAATCATCTTCTAATCGCAGTACAGGACTTACTAACCAGCAATTAGTAACTGCTTATACAGCTCTAGGAAATGCTTATGAAAAAACTAATAATACCCAAGCAGCGCTTAAAAATCATCAAGTAGCTTTACAAACTGCACAAACAAACAATTTAACCACATTACTACCACAACTTAATACAAACATTGCAAATATCTATAACTCAACGGGACAAGTCAGTACTGCAGAGTCTTATTACAGCGACGCCATTCAAGATTCAAAAAATGAAGGAATTATAAGCAATGTAGTTACACAGTCTGCCACCGCAGATTTTTATAATAGCAATCAACAATATGATAAAGAAATTGCTTTACGTAAAAAAAACATTGAACTTATTGATAAAGCAAGTACTGCAAAAAGAAAGGCAACGGTAACAAACCTTGAGGCACCTAGCTCTAGTAACATTATAGAGATGGAAGATACCATTATGGAAGATCTAGAAGTGGGCGCGCTTATAGATATACCTGTGGATAACGTCACAACAACATACTCAAAACAAAAAGAACAACTTAAAATTGCTGAAGCCTATAAAGCCACAAATAATTTTGTAGAAGCAATCGCTTCTTTTGAAAGCAGTTTTAAAGAAGCTAGTTTAAATAATGACCTAGAGACTAAAAAAGAGGCCGCGCGCAATCTTTATAAACTTTATCGTACCAATGGTAACACGGCAAAATCATTAAAATATAATGAGATTTACATTGAAACCGTTGACCGACTTTATGAGCAAAAAGAGCAAGAAATAGCTTTAAACACTCGTAAAGCACAAGAGTTAGTGAATAGACAAACCCGAATTCTAACACTTGAAAAAGATCGGGAACTTACAGAAAATAGAATCACGCTAATTAATACAGAGCGTGAATTAACCCAACAAGTTAACAATCGACAACGCTGGATCATCTACTCACTTATTGCATTAAGTCTATTATTAATCACACTAGCTTACTTTATGTGGCGCAATAATAAACAACAGCGCATCAACAATCATTTACTAGCACTCAAATCACTGCGCAGCCAGATGAATCCACATTTTATTTTTAATGCACTTAACTCTGTAAATAGTTACATAGCAATGAATAATGAACGTGCTGCAAATAAATATCTAGCAGACTTTTCTAAACTCATGCGCAGTGTTCTCGAGAATTCAGAACTGGACTTCATACCACTGCCTAAAGAAATTGAATTACTAGGCCTGTATTTAAAACTCGAACACGAGCGTTTTAAGAACAAATTTGATTATGATTTGATCATCGATCCTAGGCTAGAAAACACTTCGTTACAAGTGCCTCCTATGTTACTGCAACCCATTATTGAAAATGCAGTATGGCATGGATTAAGATATAAGGATGAGAAAGGTTTTTTAAAGGTCGCTTTCGCGAAAGCTGAAAACGAAATTATCGTCACCATAACAGATAACGGAATAGGAAGAGCTAAGTCCAAAAAGCTCAAAACGGAACACCAAAAGAAACGAGAAAGCAAAGGCCTGGGCAACGTAATGAATAGAGTAGCATTACTAAATGAATTACACGATTGCCAGATTGATTTGATAGTAAACGATGCTGGCTTATCTCCAGATATAGGGACTGAGGTTACCGTTAAAATGACTTATTCTAATTAA
- a CDS encoding TIGR03915 family putative DNA repair protein, with product MTTTLLYDGSLNGLLTAIFTIYDHKIKLPIISKASNTQKNLFDGTEIVITDTVKAQRVWKRFESICNHRDSYQVYCAFLSEITGMENTIYEYIKMTFQAKKAPGGDFTNPVVLKIAQAAKMVGREKHRMEAFVRFHLIDEETYYANIEPDFNVLPLIVKHFKNRYADQNWIIYDLSRDYGISYNQINVQEVHIEFKTPKGQRGILNNNNNSYSHKLSAKTKFEEVENNYRDLWNQYFKSTNIQSRKNIKLHLQHVPKRYWKYLSEKV from the coding sequence ATGACTACTACATTATTATATGATGGTAGTTTAAATGGTTTATTAACAGCTATTTTCACCATATATGATCATAAGATAAAACTACCTATTATCTCTAAAGCCTCAAACACGCAAAAAAATCTTTTTGATGGTACAGAAATAGTTATTACTGACACAGTAAAAGCACAAAGGGTATGGAAACGCTTTGAATCCATTTGTAATCACAGAGATTCCTATCAAGTATATTGTGCGTTTCTAAGTGAAATAACTGGCATGGAAAACACTATTTACGAATATATAAAAATGACTTTTCAGGCAAAAAAAGCTCCAGGTGGTGATTTCACAAATCCAGTAGTTTTAAAGATTGCACAAGCGGCAAAAATGGTAGGTAGAGAAAAACACAGAATGGAGGCCTTTGTTAGATTTCATTTAATAGATGAAGAAACGTACTATGCTAATATTGAACCAGATTTTAATGTATTGCCATTAATCGTAAAACATTTTAAAAATAGATATGCAGATCAAAACTGGATCATATATGACTTAAGTCGTGACTATGGCATAAGTTATAATCAAATTAATGTTCAAGAAGTACATATCGAATTTAAAACACCTAAAGGCCAACGCGGTATCTTAAACAACAATAACAATTCTTATAGCCATAAGCTATCGGCAAAAACAAAATTTGAAGAAGTAGAAAATAATTACAGAGATTTATGGAATCAATATTTTAAAAGTACAAATATTCAATCTAGAAAGAATATTAAATTACATCTTCAACATGTGCCTAAAAGGTATTGGAAATATTTAAGTGAGAAAGTTTAA
- the mutS gene encoding DNA mismatch repair protein MutS, whose amino-acid sequence MSKKVKKVTPLMQQYNRIKTKYPDALLLFRVGDFYETFGEDAIKTARILNIVLTSRNNGGEPIELAGFPHHSMNTYLPKLVKAGERVAICDQLEDPKQTKTIVKRGVTELITPGVALNDEVLQSKSNNFLAAVTVNKNIYGVAFLDISTGEFLVSQGSREEIDKLLQNFNPSEVLINRKDKTLLREDFPYDLPYFFLEDWVFQIDFARESLLKHFKINSLKGFGIEKLEESITAAGAILHYLEETQHHKVDHIAGISRIVDEDHVWMDRFTVRNLELYQALSSGAVTLIDVIDQTTTAMGGRMLKRWLAFPLKNKQQIERRHDIVEFFTKSSETLNAIKLEFKRMSDLERLVSKVAVGKICPREVVQLKNSLEAIDPVKIIAEDSGNKALQSLGDNLNACTHLTSLIKESIDEEAPVNILKGRTIAAGYNSELDELRGLANSGKEYLDNMLARHTEETGITSLKIASNNVFGYYIEVRNTHKDKVPEEWIRKQTLVNAERYITEELKEYESKILGAEERINALQQELFYKIVQEIVPFIKVIQNNAQLIGQLDCLISFAAHAVQSNYVRPRLLEGDALEIIGGRHPVIEKMLPADKPYIPNDVLLDRDQQQVIMITGPNMSGKSAILRQTALIVLLAQMGSFVPATDVKMGIVDKIFTRVGASDNISQGESTFMTEMNESASILNNISKGSLVLLDEIGRGTSTYDGISIAWAITEYLHEHPYMPKTLFATHYHELNEMTEMFDRIKNFNVEVKELKDKVLFMRKLIPGGSHHSFGIHVAKMAGMPQQVIKKANKILKRLEKSHQQEDSKKVLQNTQEEEMQLSFFNLDDPLLQNIKEEILMVDIDTLTPVEALMKLNEIKRMLQGK is encoded by the coding sequence TTGTCAAAGAAGGTTAAGAAGGTCACTCCATTAATGCAACAATACAACAGGATAAAGACTAAATATCCAGATGCATTGTTGCTTTTCCGTGTTGGAGATTTTTATGAAACCTTTGGAGAGGATGCCATTAAGACTGCGCGCATTTTAAATATTGTCTTAACCAGTAGAAATAATGGTGGAGAACCTATTGAACTAGCAGGTTTTCCTCATCATTCAATGAATACTTACTTACCTAAATTAGTAAAGGCCGGTGAGCGAGTTGCCATATGTGATCAACTAGAAGATCCTAAACAAACTAAAACAATAGTAAAAAGAGGTGTTACTGAGTTAATCACTCCTGGAGTAGCTCTTAACGATGAAGTATTACAGTCCAAAAGCAACAACTTTTTAGCTGCGGTAACGGTAAATAAAAATATTTATGGAGTAGCATTTTTGGATATTTCTACAGGTGAATTTTTAGTGAGTCAAGGGTCGAGAGAAGAGATTGATAAACTATTACAAAACTTCAATCCTAGTGAGGTATTGATCAATCGCAAGGATAAAACCTTGTTAAGAGAAGATTTTCCATATGATTTGCCATATTTCTTTCTAGAAGATTGGGTGTTTCAAATAGACTTTGCACGAGAATCTTTATTAAAACATTTTAAAATCAATTCATTAAAAGGATTTGGTATTGAAAAATTAGAGGAGTCTATAACAGCCGCTGGAGCTATCCTACATTATCTAGAAGAAACACAACATCACAAAGTAGATCATATTGCAGGAATTTCTAGGATAGTAGATGAGGATCATGTCTGGATGGATCGATTTACTGTGCGCAATTTAGAATTATACCAGGCCTTAAGCTCTGGTGCAGTTACGCTCATTGATGTCATAGATCAAACTACAACGGCCATGGGCGGTCGTATGTTAAAAAGATGGCTAGCGTTTCCATTAAAAAACAAGCAACAAATAGAGAGAAGACATGATATAGTTGAGTTCTTTACAAAATCTTCAGAAACTTTAAATGCAATAAAGCTTGAGTTTAAGCGCATGAGTGATTTAGAAAGATTGGTCTCTAAAGTTGCTGTTGGTAAAATATGTCCTCGAGAGGTTGTACAACTTAAAAATAGTCTCGAGGCTATAGATCCTGTAAAAATAATAGCAGAAGATTCTGGTAATAAAGCCCTGCAATCCTTAGGTGATAATCTTAATGCTTGTACTCACTTGACTAGTTTAATCAAGGAGTCAATAGATGAAGAGGCTCCAGTTAATATATTAAAAGGTAGAACTATAGCTGCTGGTTATAACAGTGAGCTAGATGAGTTGAGAGGTTTAGCTAACAGTGGTAAAGAGTACCTTGATAATATGCTTGCTAGACATACCGAGGAAACTGGGATAACTAGTTTGAAGATTGCAAGTAATAATGTGTTTGGTTATTACATTGAGGTTAGAAACACTCACAAGGATAAGGTACCAGAAGAGTGGATTAGAAAACAAACGCTGGTTAACGCAGAGCGATATATTACTGAAGAATTAAAAGAATATGAATCAAAAATATTAGGTGCCGAAGAACGTATTAATGCTCTACAGCAAGAGTTGTTTTATAAAATTGTTCAAGAAATTGTGCCTTTTATTAAAGTGATACAAAATAATGCTCAATTGATTGGGCAATTAGATTGTTTAATATCATTTGCAGCACATGCGGTACAAAGTAATTATGTTAGACCGCGACTATTAGAAGGTGATGCTTTAGAGATTATTGGAGGCAGACATCCTGTGATAGAAAAAATGCTTCCTGCAGATAAGCCATATATACCTAATGATGTTTTGTTAGATAGAGATCAACAGCAGGTCATTATGATAACCGGTCCCAATATGAGTGGTAAATCTGCAATCTTAAGACAAACAGCTCTAATAGTGTTATTAGCACAAATGGGGAGTTTTGTGCCAGCCACTGATGTTAAAATGGGTATTGTAGATAAAATATTTACTAGGGTAGGTGCGAGTGACAATATCTCTCAAGGTGAATCTACATTCATGACGGAAATGAATGAAAGTGCCAGTATACTTAATAACATTAGCAAAGGAAGTTTAGTATTGTTAGATGAAATAGGTAGAGGAACAAGTACTTATGACGGTATTTCAATTGCATGGGCAATAACAGAGTATTTACATGAGCATCCTTATATGCCTAAAACACTTTTTGCTACTCATTATCATGAATTAAATGAGATGACTGAGATGTTTGATCGTATTAAGAATTTTAATGTTGAGGTAAAAGAACTGAAGGATAAGGTTTTGTTTATGCGCAAGCTCATCCCTGGAGGTAGTCATCATAGCTTTGGTATCCATGTGGCAAAAATGGCAGGAATGCCGCAACAAGTCATTAAGAAAGCAAATAAAATATTAAAAAGGCTTGAAAAAAGTCATCAACAAGAGGATTCTAAAAAAGTTTTGCAAAATACTCAGGAAGAAGAAATGCAATTGAGTTTTTTCAATTTAGATGATCCTTTATTACAAAATATTAAAGAAGAGATACTTATGGTTGATATTGATACGCTTACTCCAGTGGAAGCACTCATGAAACTGAACGAGATTAAACGTATGCTTCAAGGAAAATAA
- a CDS encoding vWA domain-containing protein yields MKTLQNILITTVLLAFIACKGATMEKPVNDSMTEVALLERKPSQPIQPATIQIALLLDTSGSMNGLIDQAKTQLWNLVNKMTYAQCNEVQVNIEIALYEYGNTTIPQQEDFLRQIVPFSTDLDLISKELFALDTNGGDEYCGAVINHATKNLEWRNGTQDLKMLFIAGNESFLQGNTSINDAMKDASQKDITINTIFCGDAQTGISLKWKNAAFLGKGEYMVIDHNQQTHYVKTPYDDKILQLNSQLNSTYISYGSQGQSRIAQQNYIDNQTAGVSVTANVNRSVVKSKSVYNNAGWDLIDAAEDEEMLEDLITANKKTLDANLKDKSVEEIKAITLAKKKERVSVQKRILDLSKKREQFIQSQNSRDNGLESAMINAVRKKAALKNYTWEID; encoded by the coding sequence ATGAAAACTCTTCAGAATATCTTAATTACGACTGTATTACTCGCATTTATTGCATGTAAAGGTGCAACTATGGAAAAACCTGTAAATGATAGTATGACAGAGGTTGCTTTATTGGAGAGAAAGCCTTCTCAACCCATTCAACCAGCAACTATTCAAATAGCATTATTACTAGATACGAGTGGTAGTATGAATGGACTAATAGATCAAGCTAAAACTCAATTATGGAATCTTGTAAATAAAATGACTTATGCGCAGTGTAATGAAGTACAGGTTAATATTGAAATCGCGTTGTATGAGTATGGTAATACTACAATTCCACAACAGGAAGATTTTTTAAGACAGATAGTTCCTTTTTCTACAGATCTAGATTTAATAAGTAAAGAATTGTTTGCCCTCGATACTAATGGTGGTGATGAGTATTGTGGTGCGGTAATTAATCACGCAACAAAAAATTTAGAATGGCGCAATGGTACTCAAGATTTAAAGATGTTATTTATAGCTGGTAATGAATCCTTTCTTCAAGGCAATACTTCAATAAATGACGCTATGAAAGATGCCTCTCAAAAAGATATTACTATTAACACTATATTCTGTGGTGATGCACAAACAGGAATCTCTTTAAAATGGAAAAACGCTGCTTTTTTAGGAAAAGGAGAATACATGGTAATTGATCACAATCAACAAACTCATTATGTAAAAACACCTTATGATGACAAGATATTACAACTTAATTCACAATTAAACAGTACTTATATTTCTTATGGAAGTCAAGGTCAATCTAGAATTGCACAGCAAAATTATATAGATAATCAAACAGCTGGTGTGTCTGTAACAGCAAATGTGAATCGTAGTGTTGTGAAATCAAAGAGCGTATATAATAATGCAGGTTGGGATTTAATAGATGCTGCTGAGGATGAAGAAATGCTTGAAGATCTAATTACAGCAAATAAAAAAACTCTTGATGCAAATTTGAAAGATAAATCTGTGGAGGAAATAAAGGCTATAACTCTTGCAAAAAAGAAAGAAAGAGTAAGCGTACAGAAGAGGATTCTGGATTTAAGTAAGAAACGCGAGCAATTCATACAATCACAAAATTCTCGTGACAATGGTTTGGAGAGCGCTATGATTAATGCAGTTAGAAAGAAAGCCGCCTTAAAAAATTATACTTGGGAAATAGATTAG
- a CDS encoding SIMPL domain-containing protein: protein MKIISSTFLILCTLSLSAQHLGNFNNQASQMEISRANIATADMGNARVIGYNARPVASVALQPSNVLNLNLRSLYNVEATDYTAVFNINQVGETADETTQLMSDKINAIKAELRGKGFNGKFAVDMISFIPQYEIEVTKKLFSKTYTEVPVGFELQQNLLISYRDDADFEKILSACASAEVYNLVKVDYYVKNLEAIYADLQTKLLTEVKKKKEYYTALGFDMSEYDVHMADAKYYHMPKDHYKSYVAANNISMDALKQKKGVTRIKKPISYYYDPIAHSGYDIVVNAAITKPVIQLGMDLTLRYVPKPAKPIAPVAPVKEPKPKVYVISPTGPVDIKQLPNS, encoded by the coding sequence ATGAAAATCATCTCATCTACATTTTTAATCCTTTGTACACTTAGTTTGAGTGCACAGCATTTAGGTAATTTTAATAACCAAGCCTCGCAAATGGAAATATCCAGAGCTAATATAGCAACAGCAGATATGGGTAATGCGCGAGTGATAGGTTATAATGCCAGACCTGTCGCAAGTGTTGCCTTGCAACCTAGCAATGTATTAAACTTAAACTTGCGTAGCCTTTATAACGTTGAAGCCACAGATTACACCGCTGTGTTTAATATTAATCAGGTAGGAGAAACAGCAGACGAGACCACGCAATTAATGAGTGATAAAATTAATGCCATTAAAGCTGAATTGAGAGGCAAAGGCTTTAATGGGAAATTTGCTGTAGATATGATTTCATTTATACCTCAATACGAGATAGAAGTCACTAAAAAGCTTTTCAGTAAAACTTATACTGAGGTTCCTGTCGGTTTTGAATTACAGCAAAATTTATTGATTTCTTATCGTGATGATGCCGACTTTGAAAAAATATTATCTGCATGTGCCAGTGCCGAGGTTTATAACCTCGTTAAAGTAGATTATTATGTAAAAAATCTAGAAGCAATATATGCTGATCTACAAACCAAACTACTTACCGAAGTAAAAAAGAAGAAAGAATACTATACAGCGTTAGGTTTTGATATGAGTGAGTATGATGTCCACATGGCCGATGCTAAGTATTACCATATGCCTAAAGATCATTACAAAAGTTATGTTGCAGCCAATAATATAAGTATGGATGCACTTAAACAAAAGAAAGGTGTGACGCGTATTAAAAAACCAATCTCATATTACTATGACCCTATTGCTCATTCTGGTTATGATATCGTCGTTAATGCCGCAATCACTAAACCTGTCATACAATTAGGTATGGATTTAACATTGCGATACGTACCTAAGCCAGCCAAGCCAATTGCACCTGTTGCGCCAGTAAAAGAGCCTAAGCCTAAAGTATATGTCATATCGCCTACAGGTCCAGTAGATATCAAACAATTACCTAACTCTTAA
- a CDS encoding putative DNA modification/repair radical SAM protein: MNYERIKEKLEILADAAKYDVSCSSSGSKRQNKNKGLGDSSGMGICHTYTEDGRCVSLLKILLTNVCIFDCAYCVTRKSNDIKRAAFTVQEVVDLTINFYRRNYIEGLFLSSGIFKSPDATMERLIRVAKKLREEENFNGYIHLKSIPGASDELMQEAGLYADRLSVNIEIPTKEGLKLLAPDKDHKDFIKPMKAVQNSIQIYKSEKKLIKNTPIYAPAGQSTQMIVGATGESDRDIMYSANFFYNKFQMKRVYYSGYIPVANDSRLPAIGTEVPMMRENRLYQTDWLLRFYGFNIQEILNESHLNLDMDIDPKLSWALRNLDQFPVDINKADKRMIARVPGIGMKSVGKILSARRYRKLNWEHLKAIGISMNRSKYFLTCNSREFETRDLTSAKIKSLIMLNSKSKYRKNFNYQLNLFS; this comes from the coding sequence ATGAATTACGAGAGAATAAAAGAAAAATTAGAAATTCTAGCAGATGCTGCAAAATATGATGTAAGCTGCAGTAGTAGTGGTAGTAAAAGACAAAACAAAAACAAAGGACTAGGCGATTCTAGCGGCATGGGTATATGTCATACTTATACTGAAGATGGTCGCTGTGTATCCCTGCTTAAAATTTTACTAACTAACGTATGCATATTTGACTGTGCTTATTGCGTGACTAGAAAGTCTAACGATATTAAACGTGCTGCTTTTACTGTACAAGAAGTAGTTGACCTCACTATAAATTTTTACCGTCGCAATTATATTGAAGGATTGTTTTTAAGTTCTGGAATTTTTAAAAGTCCTGATGCAACAATGGAAAGATTGATAAGGGTAGCAAAAAAGTTAAGAGAAGAAGAAAATTTCAATGGTTATATTCACCTTAAGTCGATTCCAGGTGCTAGTGACGAGTTAATGCAAGAAGCAGGATTATATGCTGACCGATTATCTGTAAATATTGAAATCCCTACTAAAGAAGGATTAAAATTACTAGCGCCTGATAAGGATCATAAAGATTTTATTAAACCGATGAAAGCGGTTCAGAATTCTATTCAGATATATAAATCAGAAAAAAAACTCATAAAAAACACGCCTATTTATGCACCGGCAGGTCAAAGCACACAAATGATAGTAGGTGCAACTGGTGAAAGTGATCGCGATATAATGTACAGCGCAAATTTCTTTTACAATAAATTTCAAATGAAGCGTGTATACTACTCTGGATATATACCTGTGGCAAACGACTCTAGATTACCAGCTATTGGTACAGAAGTACCTATGATGAGAGAAAACAGACTTTACCAGACCGACTGGTTGCTAAGATTTTATGGATTTAATATTCAGGAAATACTTAACGAGTCACATCTAAATCTAGATATGGATATAGACCCTAAACTTTCATGGGCATTGCGTAATCTGGATCAATTTCCTGTAGATATTAATAAAGCTGATAAACGAATGATTGCTCGTGTACCAGGTATAGGTATGAAATCAGTAGGCAAGATTTTAAGTGCTAGACGTTATAGAAAACTAAATTGGGAGCATCTTAAAGCAATAGGCATCTCGATGAATCGATCTAAGTATTTTTTAACTTGTAATTCTAGAGAATTTGAGACAAGAGATCTGACAAGCGCTAAAATAAAAAGTTTGATAATGCTCAATTCTAAAAGTAAGTATCGAAAGAATTTTAACTATCAACTCAATTTGTTCTCATGA
- a CDS encoding LytR/AlgR family response regulator transcription factor, whose protein sequence is MNLKAIIVEDEQISREILKKYLSKYCPNVTILAEASNVDEALQLLRKTEIDLLFLDVEMPFGTAFDLLDRLGNRDFETVFVTAYDQYAKEALNQQAAYYLLKPIEIDELIKAVDIVKSIKEREEEVNIGLSIKEQSNSQLNDKITIPTQEGFEVIPVKDIIYCTADDNYTNVYLSHKHKLVSKTLKHFEDMLTDKGFCRIHKSHLINASHVTAYKKGKGGSVILGDIELPVSPSRKLELFKFFS, encoded by the coding sequence ATGAACTTAAAAGCGATTATCGTAGAAGATGAGCAAATCTCTAGAGAGATTCTCAAAAAATACTTATCTAAGTACTGTCCTAACGTTACCATTCTTGCTGAAGCATCTAATGTAGATGAGGCCTTACAACTACTGCGCAAAACAGAAATAGACCTATTATTTTTAGATGTTGAAATGCCCTTTGGGACCGCATTTGATTTGCTAGACCGGCTAGGTAATAGAGATTTTGAAACTGTTTTTGTAACCGCTTATGATCAGTATGCAAAGGAAGCTTTAAATCAACAAGCTGCATATTATTTATTAAAACCTATTGAAATAGATGAGCTTATTAAAGCTGTTGATATAGTAAAAAGCATTAAGGAACGTGAAGAAGAAGTAAACATAGGACTATCTATAAAAGAGCAAAGCAATTCTCAATTAAATGATAAAATCACCATACCTACTCAAGAAGGTTTTGAGGTCATTCCTGTAAAGGATATTATTTACTGTACCGCAGATGATAATTATACTAACGTTTATCTATCTCACAAACACAAACTAGTTTCTAAAACCTTAAAACACTTTGAGGACATGCTTACTGATAAAGGTTTTTGCAGAATCCATAAGTCACATTTAATAAATGCCTCACATGTAACAGCCTATAAAAAAGGTAAAGGCGGCAGCGTGATATTAGGTGATATAGAATTACCGGTAAGTCCTAGTCGAAAATTAGAACTATTTAAATTCTTTAGTTAA
- the murI gene encoding glutamate racemase — protein sequence MSNLQPIGFFDSGVGGTSVWKEVVQLLPHENTIYLADSKHAPYGRKSKDEITKLCIKNTDYLLSRGCKLIAVPCNTATTNSISYLREHYDVPFIGIEPAIKPAALNSATGKIGILATQGTLSSELFNRTQKAFTKDVNTIEIVGTGIVELIESGKKDSEEMRDLLVSITEPFMISGIDYLVLGCSHYPYIKDILQELLPSRVKIIDSGAAVARQTLHILKEFNILNNQTALGHHELYSNLNTQVLDLLTVEVNNRRVDYLDF from the coding sequence ATGAGTAATTTACAGCCTATTGGGTTTTTCGACAGTGGAGTAGGTGGAACTTCAGTATGGAAAGAAGTGGTACAATTGTTACCGCATGAAAACACCATTTATCTAGCAGACAGTAAGCATGCACCTTATGGTCGTAAGTCTAAAGATGAAATCACTAAATTATGTATTAAAAACACAGATTACTTGCTTAGTCGTGGTTGTAAATTAATCGCTGTACCTTGTAATACTGCAACTACTAACAGTATCTCTTATTTACGAGAACATTATGATGTGCCTTTTATAGGTATTGAGCCAGCAATTAAACCTGCTGCTCTTAATAGCGCTACTGGTAAGATAGGTATTCTGGCCACGCAAGGGACATTATCAAGTGAATTGTTTAATAGAACTCAAAAAGCCTTTACAAAGGATGTAAACACCATAGAAATAGTAGGTACAGGTATCGTAGAACTTATTGAATCTGGTAAAAAAGATTCTGAAGAAATGCGAGATTTATTGGTGAGTATTACAGAGCCATTCATGATATCTGGTATTGATTATCTCGTGTTAGGTTGTAGTCATTATCCATACATTAAAGACATATTGCAAGAGCTATTGCCCAGCCGTGTAAAAATCATAGATAGTGGAGCTGCTGTGGCCAGGCAAACTCTACATATATTAAAAGAGTTTAATATTTTAAATAACCAGACCGCACTAGGTCATCATGAGTTGTATTCTAATCTCAATACTCAAGTGCTCGACTTGCTAACTGTTGAAGTCAATAATAGAAGGGTGGACTATCTAGACTTTTAA